In Shouchella patagoniensis, the following are encoded in one genomic region:
- a CDS encoding HAAS domain-containing protein, whose protein sequence is MNRICSTLLMVLRLGVKSCVIIFVRFFMLVLLSPFILTYLIAVPIMILSPVILMVMGFVNGFHTIGIAELVEVLKGVVLGSFLAIIGYYIGKFAVKRLNEKRKWTISILNKEKMI, encoded by the coding sequence ATGAATCGTATTTGTTCGACTTTATTGATGGTTTTGAGATTAGGTGTTAAATCTTGTGTGATTATTTTCGTTCGTTTCTTTATGCTAGTATTGTTATCGCCATTTATTTTAACTTATCTCATTGCTGTCCCAATAATGATCTTGTCACCTGTTATCTTAATGGTGATGGGCTTTGTGAATGGATTTCATACAATAGGTATAGCGGAATTAGTTGAAGTACTAAAAGGTGTTGTTTTAGGTTCATTCTTAGCGATTATCGGATACTATATTGGTAAATTCGCGGTTAAGCGATTAAATGAAAAACGAAAGTGGACTATCTCTATCTTGAACAAGGAGAAGATGATATGA
- a CDS encoding NDxxF motif lipoprotein codes for MRKLWYFMLIMLTLGACSQEENSQAIEDTIPQAGNIEIPNTIFTSERNDDLIDEEEMKSSIKTYLDSSEELFHASTLFEEILYSDQELTKSELERLNEINKLVKENDENFADFITNNTLPEAYRKESKRISAYITSINQYLYELDETIDDLVDNISDGKLIVKDIESLLLLDESNHVNGREQKKIEEFLDQKNIDTIAFGRE; via the coding sequence ATGAGAAAGCTTTGGTATTTCATGCTAATAATGTTAACGTTAGGTGCTTGTTCTCAAGAAGAAAATAGTCAAGCTATTGAGGACACAATTCCTCAAGCAGGAAACATAGAAATTCCTAATACGATTTTTACATCAGAGAGAAATGATGATTTAATTGATGAAGAAGAAATGAAATCAAGTATTAAAACATATTTAGACAGCAGTGAAGAATTATTTCATGCAAGTACGCTATTTGAGGAAATTTTATATTCAGATCAAGAATTAACGAAAAGTGAATTAGAAAGATTAAACGAGATTAACAAGCTTGTAAAAGAAAATGATGAAAATTTTGCTGATTTTATTACAAACAATACTTTACCAGAAGCGTATCGAAAAGAGTCAAAAAGAATTAGTGCTTACATTACATCAATAAATCAGTATCTGTATGAGTTGGATGAAACGATTGATGATCTTGTAGACAATATAAGTGATGGGAAATTAATAGTAAAAGATATTGAATCACTACTCTTACTAGATGAAAGTAATCATGTAAACGGAAGAGAACAAAAGAAAATAGAGGAGTTTCTTGATCAAAAAAATATAGACACGATCGCATTTGGTCGTGAGTGA
- a CDS encoding Gfo/Idh/MocA family protein, translating to MGERIRIGVIGAGSISDMHLNSYAESDEAELIAICDLNEERAKKKAALYSAKRTYVNYKDLLADPEIDAVSICTWNNSHAEITIDALHAGKDVLVEKPLTTSVEKALKVEEAVKETGKKLQVGFVRRYASNTELIKTFVDQGDLGDIYYARGVTLRRLGNPGGWFADKERSGGGPLLDVGIHVIDVLWYLMGRPKVKSISGNVYSHLGNRANVEHKSFYKAADYDPTKNSVEDFANALIRFENGASMSVDVSYTIHAEKDEVSAKLYGTKGGAVLEPKLELVSEKYNTMLNILPQVDTTTLDVRQAFQNEIDWFLKVCQGQEETRSPVEDGIEMMKILCGIYEASEQQKEIVFEEFPHSV from the coding sequence ATGGGTGAACGAATAAGAATTGGTGTGATTGGCGCAGGGAGTATTTCAGATATGCATCTCAATTCGTATGCTGAATCAGATGAGGCAGAGTTAATTGCTATCTGTGATTTAAATGAAGAGCGGGCAAAGAAAAAAGCAGCGTTGTATAGTGCAAAGCGGACATATGTGAATTATAAAGACCTGTTGGCAGACCCTGAAATCGACGCGGTCAGCATTTGCACTTGGAACAATAGCCATGCAGAGATCACAATTGATGCCTTGCATGCAGGTAAAGATGTGCTTGTGGAAAAGCCATTAACTACAAGTGTGGAAAAAGCATTAAAAGTGGAAGAGGCGGTTAAAGAAACTGGGAAAAAACTGCAGGTAGGTTTTGTCAGACGCTATGCCTCTAATACTGAACTGATTAAAACATTTGTTGATCAAGGAGATTTAGGAGATATTTATTATGCACGTGGCGTCACCCTCCGCAGGCTAGGCAACCCAGGAGGATGGTTTGCTGATAAGGAACGTTCTGGTGGAGGACCACTTCTTGATGTCGGAATCCATGTCATTGATGTTCTCTGGTATTTAATGGGACGACCAAAAGTAAAATCTATTAGTGGGAATGTGTATAGCCATTTAGGCAATCGAGCCAATGTCGAACATAAGTCATTTTATAAAGCGGCAGATTACGACCCTACAAAAAATTCGGTGGAAGACTTTGCAAATGCCCTTATTCGCTTTGAAAACGGTGCCTCTATGAGTGTAGATGTGAGCTATACGATTCACGCTGAGAAAGATGAAGTATCTGCAAAACTTTATGGAACAAAAGGTGGAGCAGTGTTGGAACCTAAATTAGAGCTCGTATCGGAGAAATACAACACGATGCTGAACATTTTACCGCAAGTCGACACGACCACACTAGATGTGCGTCAAGCTTTTCAAAACGAGATTGATTGGTTTCTTAAAGTGTGCCAAGGACAAGAAGAAACAAGAAGTCCAGTTGAAGACGGTATAGAAATGATGAAGATTCTATGTGGTATTTATGAAGCTAGTGAGCAGCAAAAAGAAATTGTTTTTGAAGAGTTTCCACACTCAGTTTAA
- the purM gene encoding phosphoribosylformylglycinamidine cyclo-ligase — MSNAYREAGVDIEAGYEAVERMKQHVERTKCQGVLGGLGGFGGNFDLSSLGLKEPVLVSGTDGVGTKLMLAFMADRHDTIGQDVVAMCVNDIVVQGAEPLFFLDYLACGKAVPEKIEAIVKGVADGCTQAGCALVGGETAEMPGMYGENEYDLAGFSVGAVEKSELLTGVSIEAGDVLIGLSSSGLHSNGFSLVRKVLLQDAGLDLDEPIEQLGKTLGEELLTPTRIYVKPLLACMRKGLISGAAHVTGGGFYENIPRMLPKGVGAEIDNGSWPVPAIFPFIQEKGDISERDLFSTFNMGIGMVLAVPEANHQEAIALLEENGEKAFIIGRVTSLPGMVIGGIDT, encoded by the coding sequence GTGTCAAATGCATATAGAGAAGCTGGCGTTGATATTGAAGCAGGCTATGAAGCAGTAGAACGGATGAAACAGCATGTGGAACGAACCAAATGTCAAGGCGTCTTAGGTGGGCTTGGTGGATTTGGTGGCAATTTTGATTTATCTTCGCTTGGATTAAAAGAGCCAGTGCTCGTGTCAGGAACGGATGGTGTAGGTACAAAGCTCATGCTTGCTTTTATGGCGGATCGTCATGATACGATTGGCCAAGATGTTGTGGCGATGTGCGTAAACGATATTGTTGTTCAAGGAGCAGAACCACTTTTCTTTTTAGACTACCTTGCATGCGGCAAAGCCGTTCCAGAGAAGATTGAAGCCATTGTAAAGGGTGTGGCAGATGGCTGTACACAAGCAGGTTGCGCTTTAGTTGGCGGGGAAACAGCGGAAATGCCTGGAATGTACGGTGAGAATGAATATGACCTGGCTGGTTTTTCCGTGGGGGCAGTTGAAAAAAGTGAACTCCTTACAGGTGTTTCAATTGAAGCTGGTGATGTGCTTATTGGTTTGTCTTCCAGTGGTCTCCATTCCAATGGTTTTTCACTTGTTCGTAAAGTGCTTCTTCAAGATGCTGGTTTAGACCTTGATGAACCAATCGAACAGCTTGGAAAAACACTTGGTGAAGAATTGTTAACACCGACGAGAATTTATGTGAAACCATTACTTGCTTGCATGAGAAAAGGTCTTATTTCAGGTGCGGCTCATGTGACGGGGGGCGGATTCTATGAGAATATTCCACGCATGCTGCCTAAGGGAGTCGGAGCCGAAATCGATAATGGTTCATGGCCAGTACCAGCGATTTTCCCATTTATTCAAGAAAAAGGTGACATTTCTGAGCGTGACCTATTTTCTACATTTAACATGGGAATTGGTATGGTCCTTGCTGTACCCGAAGCAAACCATCAGGAAGCGATTGCGTTGCTCGAAGAGAACGGAGAAAAAGCGTTTATTATTGGACGAGTGACGAGTCTTCCCGGTATGGTTATCGGAGGCATCGACACATGA
- a CDS encoding sugar phosphate isomerase/epimerase family protein — protein MKAGISSYSLNQAIQSGEMTIIDVVDYVADVGADHIEIVPIGFNLLENPNLIDEIANRAKARGLEISNYAVGANFIQKTIEEYETEIETVKKHVEVASRLGATRMRHDVASRKLDETSLAFFEEDLPLLVAACQEIADYASQYNIITSVENHGFYVQASERVQRLVRLVNRENFKTTLDIGNFLCVDEDPLVGVENNLSYASMVHFKDFYYRKSEDLPIKEGWLRTPSGRYLRGAIVGQGDIAISEIVTFIQEKGYDGYVSIEFEGMEDCRIGAKFGLDAMKQLWKEQVK, from the coding sequence ATGAAAGCAGGAATCAGTTCGTATAGTTTGAACCAGGCGATACAATCAGGAGAGATGACCATTATAGATGTTGTTGATTATGTAGCGGATGTGGGAGCAGATCATATTGAAATTGTGCCAATTGGCTTTAATCTATTAGAAAATCCTAATCTTATAGATGAAATAGCAAATAGAGCGAAGGCCAGGGGCTTGGAGATTTCTAACTATGCCGTAGGTGCAAACTTTATTCAAAAAACAATAGAAGAGTATGAAACTGAAATTGAGACAGTAAAAAAGCATGTCGAAGTAGCGTCTCGTCTTGGTGCTACGCGAATGCGTCATGATGTGGCGAGTCGCAAGCTTGACGAGACATCGCTCGCCTTCTTTGAAGAAGATTTACCATTGCTTGTAGCTGCCTGTCAGGAAATTGCCGATTATGCAAGTCAATACAATATTATAACAAGTGTCGAAAATCATGGCTTCTACGTTCAGGCGAGCGAACGTGTGCAGCGACTTGTTCGTTTGGTCAATCGGGAGAACTTTAAAACGACCCTTGATATTGGGAACTTTCTTTGTGTGGATGAAGATCCATTGGTTGGAGTGGAAAATAATCTCTCGTATGCTTCGATGGTGCATTTTAAAGATTTTTATTATCGCAAAAGCGAAGATTTACCGATTAAGGAAGGTTGGTTGCGGACACCTTCTGGTCGTTACTTGCGAGGAGCCATTGTAGGCCAAGGTGATATCGCGATTTCAGAAATTGTGACTTTCATTCAAGAGAAGGGATATGATGGCTACGTATCCATTGAATTCGAAGGAATGGAAGACTGTCGTATAGGTGCTAAGTTCGGACTTGATGCAATGAAACAATTATGGAAAGAGCAGGTGAAGTAA
- the purD gene encoding phosphoribosylamine--glycine ligase codes for MNVLIIGGGGREHAIAWCAHQSSLVENVYVAPGNAGMEQIATIVGLGESDHDALVQFAIQSDVDLVIIGPEVPLLEGIVDRFEHEEINVFGPRQNAAMLEGSKSFAKDIMNRYGIPTGVSKTFSDYEEAAAYVKQEGAPIVIKADGLAAGKGVTVAFTEEEALGALSHVLCDDAFGEAGAQVVVEEFLEGQELSLMAFVNGTTVVPMVGAQDHKRAFDGDAGPNTGGMGAYSPVPQFSETDVDRAVAEVLQPAANAMVEEGRSFTGILYAGLMMTSEGPKVIEFNARFGDPETQVVLPRLKSDLIEVMLKLLNGEHVELEWSDEAVVGVVHASIGYPEAYAKGVAIKGIEAAANEAVVFHAGTKKAASEWQTNGGRVLLVASTGATIKEAQSAAYEASSKIESDGLYYRKDIAEKAMQSAK; via the coding sequence ATGAATGTGCTCATCATTGGTGGTGGCGGACGGGAGCATGCAATTGCTTGGTGTGCCCACCAGTCAAGCTTAGTGGAAAACGTTTATGTCGCACCAGGCAATGCGGGTATGGAGCAAATCGCGACAATTGTAGGGCTCGGTGAATCGGATCATGATGCCCTCGTGCAATTCGCGATTCAAAGTGATGTTGACCTAGTTATCATTGGTCCTGAAGTACCGTTATTAGAGGGCATTGTGGACCGCTTTGAACACGAGGAAATCAACGTATTCGGGCCGCGCCAAAACGCGGCAATGCTTGAAGGCTCAAAATCATTTGCCAAAGATATTATGAACCGGTACGGAATTCCAACAGGTGTTTCTAAAACATTTTCTGATTACGAAGAAGCAGCTGCTTATGTGAAACAAGAAGGCGCACCGATTGTTATAAAAGCAGACGGACTTGCGGCTGGAAAAGGTGTCACTGTCGCGTTTACGGAAGAAGAAGCACTTGGTGCCCTTTCTCATGTGTTATGCGATGATGCTTTTGGCGAGGCAGGAGCACAAGTGGTTGTGGAAGAATTTCTTGAGGGTCAAGAACTGTCGTTGATGGCATTTGTAAATGGAACAACTGTTGTACCGATGGTTGGAGCACAAGACCATAAACGTGCGTTTGACGGAGATGCTGGTCCTAATACGGGTGGGATGGGCGCTTATTCCCCTGTACCTCAGTTTAGCGAAACGGATGTGGACCGTGCAGTAGCAGAAGTGCTTCAACCAGCGGCAAATGCAATGGTTGAGGAAGGTCGCTCCTTTACTGGCATTCTTTATGCAGGCTTAATGATGACAAGTGAAGGGCCAAAGGTGATCGAGTTTAATGCTCGCTTTGGTGATCCAGAAACACAAGTTGTTTTGCCACGGTTGAAGTCAGACTTGATCGAAGTGATGCTTAAGCTGTTAAACGGCGAGCATGTTGAACTAGAGTGGAGCGATGAAGCGGTTGTTGGTGTCGTCCATGCAAGCATCGGCTACCCCGAAGCGTATGCGAAAGGTGTTGCCATTAAGGGGATCGAAGCAGCCGCAAATGAGGCGGTAGTCTTCCATGCAGGAACAAAAAAAGCAGCTAGCGAGTGGCAAACAAATGGCGGACGTGTGTTGCTTGTGGCTTCAACTGGAGCAACGATAAAAGAAGCGCAATCAGCTGCTTATGAAGCGAGTTCGAAAATTGAAAGTGACGGTTTGTATTACCGAAAAGATATTGCTGAAAAAGCGATGCAATCAGCGAAATAA
- the purN gene encoding phosphoribosylglycinamide formyltransferase, with product MKLALFASGTGSNAEVLIRSAQAGELSGEVALVISDKPSAPVLAKAQALGVKTVAIRPTSFQNKAEYEQELVSRLQSEEVDLVVLAGYMRLIGPVLLSAYEGKIINIHPSLLPSFPGLDAIGQALQADVTVTGVTIHYVDAGMDTGPIIAQREVPLVEGETHETLAKKIQAVEHKLYPTVVNQLLHEKLGEES from the coding sequence ATGAAGCTCGCGCTATTTGCATCAGGAACAGGGTCAAATGCCGAGGTGCTAATCCGTTCTGCCCAAGCTGGAGAACTAAGTGGTGAAGTGGCGCTTGTCATTAGCGATAAACCTAGCGCACCGGTCCTTGCTAAAGCACAGGCACTTGGTGTCAAGACCGTAGCGATTCGTCCCACTTCGTTTCAAAACAAAGCGGAGTATGAACAAGAACTTGTCTCTCGTTTACAAAGCGAAGAAGTAGACCTCGTTGTGCTGGCCGGTTATATGCGATTAATTGGTCCTGTGCTCCTTTCGGCGTATGAAGGGAAAATTATCAACATTCATCCATCGCTATTGCCGTCATTTCCAGGTCTTGATGCGATTGGTCAAGCGCTTCAAGCGGACGTAACGGTCACGGGTGTGACAATTCACTATGTTGATGCTGGTATGGATACAGGTCCAATCATTGCTCAACGTGAAGTGCCACTTGTAGAAGGAGAGACGCATGAAACGTTAGCGAAGAAAATTCAAGCTGTGGAACACAAATTATACCCAACTGTTGTGAATCAACTGTTACATGAGAAATTAGGGGAGGAATCATAA
- the purH gene encoding bifunctional phosphoribosylaminoimidazolecarboxamide formyltransferase/IMP cyclohydrolase, producing MKRALVSVSNKDGLIPFVKGLADAGVEILSTGGGTKRALEEAGIDVVNVSDITGFPEILDGRVKTLHPNIHGGLLAMRDKEEHVKQIEDLGITPIDYVVVNLYPFAETIANPDATFADAIENIDIGGPSMLRSAAKNHAHVTVVVDPADYDDVLTTLHSGEQEKLALRQKLAAKVFRHTASYDAMIGTYLTEAVGEENPESLTITYTHKQALRYGENPHQKAAFYEGKTSSTSSIAKAVQLHGKELSYNNINDVNAALEIAKEFIEPAAVAIKHMNPCGVGTGATLYDAYTRAYEADSKSIFGGIVALNCEVDGQTAEKMAEIFLEVILAPSFSEEAKAILTKKKNLRLLEVGMEKGTPEKKVTSIHGGLLVQEEDYYGLDEAEIRIPTKREPTEEEWTALKLGWKVVKHVKSNAIVLANGERTVGVGAGQMNRVGSAAIAIEQAGGRAKGSALASDAFFPYGDTVETAAKAGITAIIQPGGSVRDEESIEKANEYDIAMVFTGVRHFKH from the coding sequence ATGAAGCGAGCACTCGTAAGCGTATCGAATAAAGATGGGTTGATCCCATTTGTAAAAGGACTAGCAGATGCAGGGGTGGAAATCCTATCCACAGGCGGTGGAACAAAGCGCGCACTGGAAGAAGCCGGCATAGACGTAGTAAATGTTTCTGACATTACAGGCTTTCCGGAAATATTGGACGGACGAGTCAAAACGCTTCATCCAAACATCCACGGCGGGCTTCTTGCGATGCGCGATAAAGAAGAACATGTGAAACAAATAGAAGACTTAGGTATTACGCCGATTGATTATGTTGTTGTTAATCTTTACCCGTTTGCTGAAACGATCGCAAATCCAGATGCAACATTTGCGGATGCGATTGAAAACATTGATATTGGCGGTCCAAGCATGCTCCGTTCTGCGGCAAAAAACCACGCTCATGTAACGGTTGTTGTAGATCCAGCTGATTACGATGATGTGCTTACTACTCTTCATTCAGGCGAACAAGAAAAGCTTGCATTACGCCAAAAACTAGCTGCTAAAGTGTTCCGCCATACAGCTTCTTATGACGCGATGATCGGCACATATTTAACAGAAGCAGTTGGGGAAGAAAACCCTGAAAGCTTAACGATTACATATACACATAAACAAGCGCTCCGCTACGGAGAAAACCCGCATCAAAAAGCTGCTTTCTATGAAGGTAAAACCAGTAGTACATCATCCATCGCTAAAGCGGTTCAACTTCATGGAAAAGAATTATCATACAACAATATCAATGATGTTAATGCCGCACTAGAAATTGCAAAAGAATTTATTGAACCTGCCGCAGTCGCAATTAAACATATGAATCCATGTGGCGTTGGGACAGGCGCGACGTTGTATGATGCATACACTCGCGCATATGAGGCTGATTCGAAATCGATTTTTGGGGGAATTGTCGCCTTAAACTGCGAAGTAGACGGACAAACAGCAGAGAAGATGGCAGAGATTTTCTTGGAAGTCATTTTGGCACCGTCTTTTAGTGAAGAAGCGAAAGCAATTTTAACAAAGAAAAAGAATCTCCGTCTTTTGGAAGTGGGCATGGAAAAAGGAACTCCAGAAAAGAAAGTAACGTCGATTCACGGTGGCTTGCTTGTCCAAGAAGAAGACTATTATGGACTTGATGAGGCAGAAATTCGGATCCCGACAAAACGGGAACCTACAGAAGAAGAATGGACCGCGTTAAAACTTGGTTGGAAAGTGGTCAAACATGTGAAATCAAATGCGATTGTGCTAGCGAATGGTGAAAGGACTGTTGGTGTTGGTGCAGGGCAAATGAACCGGGTTGGTTCTGCAGCGATTGCGATTGAACAAGCAGGTGGACGAGCAAAAGGGTCTGCGCTTGCATCCGATGCATTTTTCCCGTATGGTGATACCGTTGAAACGGCAGCAAAAGCTGGCATTACGGCAATTATTCAGCCAGGAGGATCTGTACGCGATGAAGAATCCATTGAGAAAGCGAATGAATATGACATTGCGATGGTCTTTACAGGCGTACGTCATTTTAAACATTAA
- a CDS encoding ABC transporter substrate-binding protein yields MKKASALILSLSVLLASCSGGDEEVGSLDEGAASVDEDNKTLTIALGTDVVTFDIHDHNNTSTEAVHDNMFNYLFKRDENNNIQPELVETFEQVDELTVEMTLKEGVTFHNGDPLTSEDVKFTLERVATDDTLQEYPNYNQISEVEIIDDLTFRVITHDPEPSLLHRLSRLGSSMLPKTYIEAEGWDYFLANPIGTGAYQFEEWVRDSQIVLTPYADYYEGAVEEWDEVVFRVIPENSTRVSEILTGGVDIAVNVPPADWDRVNGNAGTAMETETSNRTLMLILRATEGFPTSDVRVRQALNLAIDNGAITESALRGGGVPTKTRIAPGNFGAEESLYDTYDYDVEEAKQLMEDAGYPDGFEMTLHSPRGRYLQDAEVAELVGGMLQAINVTVNVEFMEWSNFVEMRQAGTNKDAYLIGLGNSMFDGAYSVDWYRSNRFEGETDYKNEEIDSLLEASAVNMDEAERAEQIQEIQRIADEDMPHIMLHQETVNYGVNDRIDFTPAMDEMIYVPSITKN; encoded by the coding sequence ATGAAAAAAGCAAGTGCGCTAATTTTAAGTTTAAGTGTTTTATTGGCATCGTGTAGTGGAGGGGATGAGGAAGTGGGCTCTCTTGATGAAGGAGCAGCTTCGGTTGACGAAGATAACAAGACGTTAACAATTGCTTTAGGTACGGATGTAGTGACATTTGATATCCACGACCATAATAATACGTCCACTGAAGCCGTGCACGATAATATGTTTAACTATTTATTTAAACGAGATGAAAACAATAACATTCAACCGGAACTCGTAGAGACATTTGAACAGGTAGATGAATTAACGGTTGAAATGACGTTAAAAGAAGGAGTTACATTCCATAATGGGGATCCACTAACGTCAGAAGATGTTAAATTCACACTTGAGCGAGTCGCGACGGATGATACGTTGCAAGAATACCCAAATTATAATCAAATTAGTGAAGTTGAAATTATTGATGACTTAACATTCAGAGTAATAACGCATGATCCTGAACCTTCTTTGTTACATCGCTTATCAAGACTAGGGTCGAGCATGCTACCAAAAACGTACATTGAGGCAGAAGGATGGGACTATTTTTTGGCTAATCCGATTGGTACAGGGGCGTATCAATTTGAAGAGTGGGTACGCGATTCTCAAATTGTTCTAACACCATATGCCGATTACTACGAGGGAGCAGTTGAGGAATGGGATGAGGTTGTTTTTCGAGTTATTCCAGAAAACTCTACTCGTGTATCTGAGATTTTAACCGGAGGGGTTGATATCGCAGTCAATGTGCCTCCCGCGGATTGGGATCGAGTAAATGGAAACGCTGGTACAGCGATGGAAACGGAAACTTCTAATCGGACATTGATGTTAATTCTTCGAGCGACAGAAGGGTTCCCTACGTCTGATGTACGTGTTCGCCAAGCACTTAACTTAGCTATTGATAATGGAGCGATTACAGAAAGTGCACTTCGAGGAGGGGGGGTTCCTACGAAGACGAGGATTGCCCCTGGTAATTTTGGAGCAGAAGAGTCTTTATATGATACGTATGATTATGACGTGGAGGAAGCGAAGCAGCTTATGGAAGATGCTGGTTACCCAGATGGCTTTGAAATGACATTGCATTCTCCTCGTGGACGGTATTTGCAAGATGCTGAAGTTGCCGAATTAGTTGGTGGTATGCTACAAGCGATAAATGTGACAGTGAACGTTGAGTTTATGGAATGGAGTAACTTTGTAGAAATGCGTCAAGCTGGAACCAATAAAGACGCTTATTTGATTGGCTTAGGTAATTCAATGTTTGACGGTGCATACAGCGTAGATTGGTATCGTTCGAATCGCTTTGAGGGAGAAACAGATTATAAGAACGAGGAAATCGATTCATTGCTTGAAGCGTCAGCAGTAAATATGGACGAAGCAGAACGTGCAGAACAAATTCAAGAAATTCAACGCATTGCTGACGAGGACATGCCCCATATTATGCTTCATCAAGAAACAGTCAACTATGGCGTCAACGATCGGATTGATTTTACACCAGCAATGGATGAAATGATCTATGTCCCATCTATCACAAAGAATTAA
- the purF gene encoding amidophosphoribosyltransferase has protein sequence MFAEIKGLNEECGVFGVWGHKDAAQITYYGLHSLQHRGQEGAGIVVSDGEKLSAHKGLGLVNDVFNPDVLKGLHGKGAIGHVRYATAGGGGYANVQPLFFNSQKGGLAVAHNGNLVNANHLKHQLEAQGSIFQSTSDTEVLAHLIKRSGYYTLEEQMKNALSSLKGAYAFVVMNEHQLMVALDPNGLRPLSIGRLGDAYVVASETCAFDIIGAEFEREVMPGELIIIDDTGLRSERFVSPGNRAICSMEYVYFARPDSNVDLINVHTARKSLGKQLAIEAPIEADVVTGVPDSSISAAIGYAEQAGIPYELGMIKNRYVGRTFIQPSQELREQGVKMKLSPVRGVVEGKRVVMIDDSIVRGTTSRRIVNMLREAGATEVHVRISSPPIKNPCFYGIDTSTTSELIASNHSIDEMRDIMGADSLAFLTTAGLKTGIGRSEAMHNCGQCLACFTGEYPTEIYADTVHPHAKV, from the coding sequence ATGTTTGCTGAAATCAAAGGGTTAAACGAAGAATGTGGTGTGTTTGGCGTCTGGGGCCATAAGGACGCGGCGCAAATAACGTATTATGGGCTTCATAGCCTTCAGCATCGGGGGCAAGAGGGGGCAGGCATCGTTGTATCAGACGGTGAGAAGCTCTCCGCCCATAAAGGGCTTGGTCTCGTTAACGATGTCTTTAACCCAGATGTGTTAAAGGGGCTACATGGTAAAGGAGCGATCGGTCACGTACGCTATGCAACAGCAGGAGGCGGAGGATACGCAAATGTTCAACCGCTTTTCTTCAACTCACAAAAAGGTGGTCTAGCTGTTGCTCATAACGGAAATCTGGTGAACGCCAATCATTTGAAACATCAGCTTGAAGCGCAAGGATCGATTTTTCAATCAACATCGGATACGGAAGTGCTGGCTCATCTAATTAAACGGAGCGGCTATTATACGCTAGAAGAGCAAATGAAAAATGCGTTATCTTCGTTAAAGGGTGCATACGCATTTGTTGTGATGAACGAACATCAACTTATGGTTGCTTTAGATCCAAATGGTTTAAGACCACTATCGATTGGACGCCTAGGCGATGCTTACGTTGTTGCGTCTGAGACGTGTGCGTTTGATATTATCGGTGCCGAATTTGAGCGTGAAGTCATGCCAGGTGAGCTAATTATCATCGATGATACAGGACTTCGCAGCGAACGGTTTGTTTCTCCGGGCAACCGGGCGATTTGTAGTATGGAGTATGTGTATTTTGCTCGTCCTGATTCAAACGTTGATTTGATTAATGTTCATACAGCGAGAAAGAGTTTAGGGAAACAACTTGCTATTGAAGCTCCTATCGAAGCCGATGTGGTGACCGGTGTGCCTGACTCTAGCATTTCTGCGGCGATCGGCTATGCGGAACAAGCAGGTATTCCGTATGAATTAGGAATGATAAAAAACCGTTATGTAGGTAGGACCTTTATCCAGCCATCACAGGAGTTGCGTGAACAAGGGGTAAAGATGAAGCTGTCTCCTGTACGTGGAGTTGTTGAAGGGAAACGTGTTGTTATGATCGACGATTCGATTGTGCGGGGCACAACAAGTCGTCGTATAGTGAATATGCTGCGTGAGGCCGGGGCGACTGAAGTACATGTGCGCATTTCCTCGCCGCCGATTAAAAACCCGTGTTTTTACGGAATTGATACATCAACGACGTCGGAATTAATTGCATCAAACCATTCAATTGACGAAATGCGTGACATCATGGGCGCTGACTCTCTTGCTTTTCTTACAACAGCAGGGTTGAAAACAGGGATTGGACGTTCAGAAGCGATGCATAATTGCGGCCAGTGCTTGGCTTGCTTTACAGGCGAATACCCAACGGAAATTTACGCGGATACCGTGCACCCGCACGCAAAAGTTTAA